TGAAAATCCCCAGAAGCCCGCCCCTGTCGTCGTTGACGATCACACTGCCGATCTTGTTTTCGGACATGGTGTACGCCACCTCGTCCAGGTGCGCCGCGGCGTTCACGGTCAGCGGATCGGTCGCCATGATGTCGGCGGCCCGCACCTGAGTCTTGTGCTCGGCACTCAGCCCCAGGGCGACGCGCACATCCCGGTCGCTGATCAGCCCCACCACCGCGCCACCGCGGACGATCGGCAGGTGGCGAATACCCTGCTCCGCCATCAACCGCTGCAGCTCGTCGATCGGCATATCTTCATTGGCCGTGACGGGATTGGGGGTGGTGAACTCCTCCACCGGCAGATTCAATTGCATCGACGTCACCCCATCTTGA
The genomic region above belongs to Gammaproteobacteria bacterium and contains:
- a CDS encoding CBS domain-containing protein; its protein translation is MQLNLPVEEFTTPNPVTANEDMPIDELQRLMAEQGIRHLPIVRGGAVVGLISDRDVRVALGLSAEHKTQVRAADIMATDPLTVNAAAHLDEVAYTMSENKIGSVIVNDDRGGLLGIFTVTDALNALIEIVRSGQGDKA